The DNA segment ATCACCCGGATATTTTTATCTGCCAATCTGCCGGAAAGTTAATCGTTGCCCCCAATCTCCCGGAAGAATATCTTACAAAACTTAAAAGCTATTTTCCTGATGTGATTACCGGTGAATTCCCTGTCGGAAAAGAATATCCGGCCACATCCCGTTATAATGCCGTAGTCACCCCAAATCATCTTATCCATAACTTCCGTCATACCGATTTCATGATCACAAGAACACTGGAAGATTTGCGTCCTATCCATGTCGACCAGGGCTACTGCCGCTGTAATTTGCTGCCTTTGAAAGACGATCATTTCATTACGTCTGATGAAGGGATATACAAGGTTTTATCGCGAAATAACATGGATGTGCTATATGTTTCCCCCGAAGGCATTCACCTCGAAGGCTTTCCTAATGGATTTTTCGGCGGATGTTGCGGAGTTTGGGAGGATAAGGTTTTTGTGAACGGGAGTCTGAATCATTTCCAGGAAAGGGAGAAAGTACGGAATTATCTTGGGAATTTGGGTTACGAGATCGTTGAATTATATGATGGTCCTTTGGAAGATTGCGGGAGTATATTTTTTGTCATAAAGTAGTCATAAAGTGGTCATAAAGTGGTCATTAGGTTGTCATTAGTCAATGGTCATTGGTAGTTTTTAGGTAGTTGTAGGGTTCACCGGCCGGTGAACCCTACAGGCGAATCTACTGTCCAACTGTCAACTGCCAACTGCCAACTTTTCCCTATCTTCGCATCTTCAATTCATTAACAACCTGAATTATGCTCAGAACGCATACCTGTGGCGAACTCCGCCTCTCTGATGCCGGCAAAACCGTGACCCTGACCGGCTGGGTGCAACGCTCCCGCGACCTCGGCGGTATGACTTTCATAGACCTGCGCGACCGCTATGGCCTGACGCAACTGGCTTTTAACATGGAATCCAATTCAGAGCTCTGCCTTATGGCCCGGAAATTAGGACGGGAATTTGTGATTCTCGCCTCCGGAAAAGTCATCGAAAGAAGCAGCAAAAACCTGAAGATCCCTACGGGCGAGATCGAGATTTTTGTCGAAAAGCTGGAAGTGCTGAATACTTCCAAAGTGCCGCCGTTTACCATTGAGAATGAGACCGACGGTGGCGAAGAGCTGCGGATGCGTTACCGTTACCTCGACCTGCGACGTGCACCGCTGCGCCGTAATTTGGAGCTGCGCCACCGGATGGCTATCGAGACCCGTAACTATATGGATTCGCAGGGATTCCTGGAAATTGAAACGCCTTTCCTGATCAAATCCACCCCGGAAGGGGCAAGGGATTTTGTGGTACCTTCAAGGGTGCACAATGGCGAGTTTTATGCATTGCCGCAATCGCCCCAGACCTTCAAACAGATCCTGATGGTGGCAGGATACGACCGCTACTACCAGATCGTCCGGTGCTTCCGCGATGAGGACCTTCGCGCCGACCGCCAGCCGGAATTTACCCAGATCGACTGTGAAATGGCTTTTGTTACCCAGGAAGATATTTTATCGACTTTCGAAGGCCTGGCCAAACATCTGTTCATGAAGATTAAGGGCTTTGAAACAGGACCTTTCCCCAGGATAACGTTTGCCGATGCCATGAAATACTATGGCTCGGATAAACCCGATATCCGCTTTGAGATGAAATTTGTCGAACTGAGTGACCTGGTTAAGGAAAAAGGCTTTCTGGTATTTGATGATGCCGAATTGGTGGTGGGGATTTGTGCTGCAGGTTGTGCGGAATACTCCCGCAAGCAGCTCGACGAGCTTACAGACTTCGTGAAACGTCCGCAGACAGGGGCTAAAGGGATGATCTATCTTCAATACAAACAAGATGGGACTTATAAATCTTCGGTAGATAAGTTCTATTCCCCGGAAGAACTGCAAAAAATCGCCAAAGCCTTTGATGCAAAGCCAAATGATTTGATCCTGATCCTGGCTGGCGAAGCTCACAAAACCCGCAAGGCTCTTAATGAACTTCGGCTGGAGATGGGAAGCCGCCTTGGCCTGCGTGATCCGAATACTTATAAACCGCTCTGGGTGGTCGATTTCCCATTGCTCGAATGGAATGAGGAAAGCCTGCGCTTTTACGCCATGCACCATCCCTTCACTTCCCCGAAACCGGAAGACATTCCCTTGCTGGATACCGACTCCGGCAAAGTACGGGCCAATGCTTACGATCTGGTCATCAATGGCGTGGAGATCGGCGGAGGATCTATCCGTATCCATAACAAGGAGCTTCAGAAGAAAATGTTCCAGATCCTCGGTTTCACTGATGAGGATGCCCAGAACCAGTTTGGTTTCCTGATGAATGCCTTCGAATACGGAGCCCCGCCGCATGGAGGTATTGCTTTCGGTTTTGACCGTTGGGTGGCCATGTTCAGCGGCGTGGATTCCATCCGGGACGTCATTGCTTTTCCGAAGAACAATGCAGGCCAGGATATGATGATTGATTCACCTGCGGAAATTTCAGCCGAACAGCTTAAGGAGCTTGGTATTGAAGTCAGTGGTCGGCGGTCGGCGGTCGGCGGTCAATAGTTCTTCATTAATCATGGATCGTGTTTCATGCATCGGTTAATCCCAAATTCCCATTAGCTCCCTGATCAATCTCGGGATATCAGTATTATCAATATATCCCGAAAACCTTTCAGCTCCGGTACCGATCGTATAAACCGGCACATTCACACAAGTATGGGCATTAGAAGACCATGCGATACCTGCTTTTTTATCAAGGATCCCGACTGCAATATCCATAAATGGCTCAGCTTCACCATAAATGCCTTTTTCCGCAACTGTATGATAAACACTTTCAACAAAGGACTTTTTAAGTTGTGAAATTTCATTTTCAGTGAGGAGTGTATTACGCTGGCGACTGTTCAAACCCATATCACTTTCCAGGACCTTCAGCATTTTGTTGAAATCTGCCTCGGAATCCCCGGATTTGTTCACCCTGAACTGGGCGACGATCTTGTTCAATTCCTCCACCGATGATTTCTGGTATTTCAGCAATCCGAAATGAGACTCATAGCCTGTTTCCACGTTGCCTAATGCCAGGCCGCCGGTTTCGTGATCTGCGGTCACGATGATCAAGGTTTCATCAGGGTGTTTCTCATAAAAAGCTACTGCATTCCCGATGGCCTTATCAAAAGCTATTACTTCCTGGATGACGGCAGCACCATCATTCTTATGGCCCGCCCAGTCGATCTTTCCGCCTTCAACCATCATGAAAAACCCTTTTTCATTATCCAGCATGCTGATAGCTTTCGAGGTGTAATCAGCTAAGGTAAAATCACCAGGCTCCATATCCAGTGAAAAGGGTAACGATCCTTCACTGGCCGGCCTGGGTGACAAAACCAAAGTCTTGCCACCTCCCGGCGCCAGCTTTTCAAATCCTTCACGCGTATTGACAACATTAAAGCCATTTTCCCTGGCAAGCTGGACCAGCTTGACCTCTTTCCCCTGCCAGGTGCCTTCCGGGTTCAGGAAACCACCGCCGGCAAAAAAATCAAAATTGCTCTGGGTCAGCTCTACCCCGATTTCGAAGTACATATCACGGTCAGGCTGATGGGCGTAGAAAACTGAAGGGGTGGCATGATCAATCGATGTACTGGTCACAACGCCCACTTTATAACCGTCTCTTTTGGCTTTGGTGGCAATGGATTCATAAGGCAAAGACCCCGAAGGATCCATGGATATGCGGCCAATATTGGTTTTATGGCCTGTGGCCAGCGCCGTTCCTGCGGCCGCTGAACAGGTAATCATCTGGTTATTGGCATACGTGCTTACTAATCCAACCTGTGGAAATTTCGTGAAATTCAGGTGCTCGAAACCAATCTTGTCTTCAAGAGCTGCCAGATAAGCTTCTGTTAAATTTACCTGGGCCAGTCCCATTCCATCACCAATAAATAAAAACACATATTTTACTTTTTGAGGATCATCGCCGGAAGGTAATATGGCAAAAACCCTTGAATTCAGGGCAAAAACCGTGAGGAAGACGATGAGGAGACGGATAAGGAAAATTCTTCTTTTCATAAATTAAATTTCAGTCGATGAACCGCAAAAATACTAAGAAAAAGGGTTTCCAACCCATCAAAAAATCGGTGTAACTTTGCCGCCATGGATCAAAAGCTGAATTCAAGGGATATTGAGATCATGGCACCGGTGGGTTCTTATGAATCCCTGGCGGCTGCCATTCAGGGAAGAGCGGATTCTGTTTATTTCGGCATCGGGCAGCTGAACATGCGTTCCAAATCTACCCTGAATTTTACTTCTGAAGACCTTAAATCCATATCAGAAATATGCCGTGAAAACCATATCCGCTCTTATATCACCCTTAATTCCGTGATATTCGACGAAGAACTGGACATCATGCGGGCAATTATCGGGGAGGCAAAAAATACCGGGATCACTGCTATTATCGCTTCCGACCAGGCTGCTATCCAATATGCCGCAAAGGTTGGAATGGAGGTCCATATGTCTACCCAAACCAATATCACCAACATCGAAGCAGTCCGCTACTATGCAAAATATGCTGATGTTATGGTCACAGCTCGTGAGCTGAACCTGGATCAGGTCAAAGCTATAACGGCAACAGTTGAAAAGGAGCAGATCAAAGGGCCTGACGGGCAGTTGGTGAAAATTGAAATTTTTGCTCATGGGGCCTTATGTATGGCAGTATCAGGGAAATGCTACCTGAGCCTCGATAACCTGAATTCATCGGCCAACCGGGGCGCATGCCTGCAGGTCTGTCGCAGGCCTTACAAGGTTTTTGACCGGGATGGGGAAATTGAGTTGGAGATCGACAATCAATACA comes from the Bacteroidales bacterium genome and includes:
- the aspS gene encoding aspartate--tRNA ligase, translating into MLRTHTCGELRLSDAGKTVTLTGWVQRSRDLGGMTFIDLRDRYGLTQLAFNMESNSELCLMARKLGREFVILASGKVIERSSKNLKIPTGEIEIFVEKLEVLNTSKVPPFTIENETDGGEELRMRYRYLDLRRAPLRRNLELRHRMAIETRNYMDSQGFLEIETPFLIKSTPEGARDFVVPSRVHNGEFYALPQSPQTFKQILMVAGYDRYYQIVRCFRDEDLRADRQPEFTQIDCEMAFVTQEDILSTFEGLAKHLFMKIKGFETGPFPRITFADAMKYYGSDKPDIRFEMKFVELSDLVKEKGFLVFDDAELVVGICAAGCAEYSRKQLDELTDFVKRPQTGAKGMIYLQYKQDGTYKSSVDKFYSPEELQKIAKAFDAKPNDLILILAGEAHKTRKALNELRLEMGSRLGLRDPNTYKPLWVVDFPLLEWNEESLRFYAMHHPFTSPKPEDIPLLDTDSGKVRANAYDLVINGVEIGGGSIRIHNKELQKKMFQILGFTDEDAQNQFGFLMNAFEYGAPPHGGIAFGFDRWVAMFSGVDSIRDVIAFPKNNAGQDMMIDSPAEISAEQLKELGIEVSGRRSAVGGQ
- a CDS encoding alkaline phosphatase → MKRRIFLIRLLIVFLTVFALNSRVFAILPSGDDPQKVKYVFLFIGDGMGLAQVNLTEAYLAALEDKIGFEHLNFTKFPQVGLVSTYANNQMITCSAAAGTALATGHKTNIGRISMDPSGSLPYESIATKAKRDGYKVGVVTSTSIDHATPSVFYAHQPDRDMYFEIGVELTQSNFDFFAGGGFLNPEGTWQGKEVKLVQLARENGFNVVNTREGFEKLAPGGGKTLVLSPRPASEGSLPFSLDMEPGDFTLADYTSKAISMLDNEKGFFMMVEGGKIDWAGHKNDGAAVIQEVIAFDKAIGNAVAFYEKHPDETLIIVTADHETGGLALGNVETGYESHFGLLKYQKSSVEELNKIVAQFRVNKSGDSEADFNKMLKVLESDMGLNSRQRNTLLTENEISQLKKSFVESVYHTVAEKGIYGEAEPFMDIAVGILDKKAGIAWSSNAHTCVNVPVYTIGTGAERFSGYIDNTDIPRLIRELMGIWD
- a CDS encoding U32 family peptidase, whose amino-acid sequence is MDQKLNSRDIEIMAPVGSYESLAAAIQGRADSVYFGIGQLNMRSKSTLNFTSEDLKSISEICRENHIRSYITLNSVIFDEELDIMRAIIGEAKNTGITAIIASDQAAIQYAAKVGMEVHMSTQTNITNIEAVRYYAKYADVMVTARELNLDQVKAITATVEKEQIKGPDGQLVKIEIFAHGALCMAVSGKCYLSLDNLNSSANRGACLQVCRRPYKVFDRDGEIELEIDNQYIMSPKDLKTIDFIDKILGAGVKVLKIEGRGRSPEYVKTVTRCYREAVDAYFKGTYNADKIRQWNLDLEKVYNRGFWDGYYLGRKMGEWAGQYGSQATRKKVYVGKIMNYYSKPGIAEVKVEAQPLRVGDEILIIGPTTGVCEDKVREIWLHEKMVDKTVKGDLCTLPVGTFLRPSDKLYKWIDSKEVRAQAD